Within the Ascaphus truei isolate aAscTru1 unplaced genomic scaffold, aAscTru1.hap1 HAP1_SCAFFOLD_357, whole genome shotgun sequence genome, the region GGGGTAACAAAATTGCATCCTTTTGGCCCACGTGCCATGGGAGGTTTTAGATCCAGTAAGTACCAACAGCAACTACAGAAgttagtatcttgggaagcatggggtccgcAGAACCAAaacgaatgcggttcagcttcatACCGATTTACAATATGTGACCTTAGTATGGAATGCTCCTTTCAGAATTAAATATCTTAACAAATGTATAGATCCTTTTTATCTTAAGTTTGATATTTACATTATATGCATGCGTTGTCTGGTTTTCAAAACGTAAACATTTTCAttgaccaaggaggcgcgagcttccccccccccccctctcataaaaaccctctacataaagacatacaaataacaagaggacacatatatggaggtaaaaggccgcggcttatttattaacacaaatggggatagcgtaccacctgtccgcgccagaatgctcagggctgggcaacgcaaagggggcacccggaagtacgtcccggtgacctgcccaaTTGCTTCAAACCCCCCGAtaaccagccccgagccacttctggggaacaagcacctacccccccccccccaactgccgccgcgacaaagcaatTGGTCCACTGACCCCTCCATCGTTATCTTTTCTTCCTTGTCTCGAATATATACTCTTATTTATctgcaaaataaagaaatgttaacacccccccccaactgccgccaccaacgggcctgtttaacccccttaaatcagacccgtaccgccatacccctTATGACCTCTTCCAAACCTTCCTGTAAATCATTATTAAACATATCCACACCCACATCCGACAACTGTACCCCATCTTCCCTAAACCATCCACTCAATTAAAAACTAAACTGCGGGTGACGAATGACCCCACCCCCACATTGAACCAAGAAATTCCCCACcttcctgtttaacctcttcctcATCTTGTTAACTCTCCCCGGGATACGCGCACCTTTCCAAACCAACCTGCATATTATCTTATTATCTCGGACCAAAATAATTGCACCTTTGGCCAAAACGCTAACATGCGCGCCAAATCTTGCTTAATCTGCTGGAATAAATCAATCGACCGCAATTTTGCCACATCATTACCCCCAACATGAATAATGATGATGTCCGGTGCCCTCCTACCCCTGGCCCTAGAAATTAGCAGCGGAAAAAGACGTCCCCACcgcatccctctcatcccccaccacGTTACCTCCACCTGCTCCATACTCAAACCTAAATTCTTTCCATACGGGCGCGAATTCACCCTCTTCCCCGCCCAGTGTACCATTGAATCTCCCACGATCCAAATTACCACGAAATCTGAGGAGGCAAAAACATggtgggaaaaaagaaaaacaacagcaGAGTGATTACTCTATCGCAACATTCTCCCCTACCAAATCCGGCCTGATGTATGTCCGGTAACTGTCTGACTTCCAGCGCCCAATCCTCCGTATCTTTGCTACCGCGAGCCCAACGCGTGCTGCTTCCGTCGCTGCCCCAATGCGAAAAGAATGCGTTCCATACTGCCCCCTTCTAACCCTTGCTGCTTGAGACACATCCGAAAGACCCGCAAATATTGAAACCTTGACAATGCCCCCCCGTTCATGTGCACTAACAGTGGACCCCCTTGTTCTGgcctaatggccaaataatcttccAAAGCTTTTACTGGGCACACCACACTTCCAGGCAAACCCTTCAACAAGATCCACGCTCCCTTTCCTTTCGGATCCGTTTTAGACCTCCGTACCAGCAACCTCACCAAACCTTCTCCTAAACTTACGTCAGCCCGCTGCAAGCCAACCCCTCCTTTCTTGGATACACAAACCAATTCACCTGCTCACAGAGCTGCAAAAAATGCTATGATGAATGTGACCTTAAAAAGTACTGCCTCAAAACTGGAAGAGCATACCACGTCTGTGACCCACAACAAACCTTCCAAAATTACCGGCGTCACTGGTCTTCTGCCATCCCTGCTAGTTATCCCTTTAACCATGCCTGCTAGCACCTTCCTTACCACAAAACACATCAACCCTACCATTCAGCCTAAGGAAGAACGATATACCCGCCATCTTTCTCCCTATGGATCCACCAGCTAAACACTTGTCCCTCAAACTCATCATGTGACCCAGCAAAATGTCTACCTCCGAGATCTTTCCTCCCGCCAACCTTTCCGCCTCCCGAAATTCTCGCCAAGCAGCCACCTAAGCACCCCACGTACCCGGGGCGAGTGAAGCCTTGATTATATCAATCACACCTCCGTTACCAGATCCCACAAGACTGCTGGGCACCGTTCGCCCTGGGTCTCCGCCCCCGGTGCCAACCTCCGAAACAGCTCCATCTGCAAACGTGATAATGCATCAGCAATGTTGTTCTCCACCCCAGGAACATGCCTAGCCTTGAAACCTATATTAAGCTGTAAACACCGTAACACAAAATGCCTCAACAGAACCAACACTGGTGGGGACCGTGAACCAAAATTATTCACAGCCTCCACCACACCCAAGTTGTTGGACCAAAACGTCACCTCCCTGTTAGCAAACTTGTCCCCCCAAAGATGTACAGCCACTAGTAAAGGGAAAAGTTCAAAAAATGTCAGATTCCTGATAAGCTGAGTCCCTCGCCAATCCTCTGGCCATTCCTCCGCACACCAAGCTCCATTAAAATATACACCAAACCCTACTGACCCAGCCGCATCCGTAAATAGCTGCAGCTCATCGTTCCGCGCTGGACGCCCCCTCCACAACGTCCTTCCGTTGTAACTCTGTAAGAATTCTTGCCACACCACCAAATCCTTCCGAATATCTGTTGTGACCCGAATGAAGTGGTTGGGACACCTTACCCCCGCTGTAGCTGCTGACAAGCGCCTGGAAAACACCCTTCCCACAGGCATAATGCGAGCTGCAAGCACCAAATGGCCCATCAAAACCGGAAACTGTCTTAATGAGGCCTTCCTAAGAAGCATGAAATCCTTTATCATACTCTCCAAAACAACTAACTTCTCAGGAGGTAACCTATATTCCCTGTTCACTGAATCAATTACTATGCCCAGAAAACTGAGAGTGGTCGTGGGTGCCACTGTTTTTTCATTCGCCAAAGGAACCCCAAATTCGCGCGCCATGGCTGAAAATGAAAAAGCCACCTTGCGCACAAATCAGACCCCTGCGGACCAACGAaaaggaaatcatccaaataatgtatgatccctgctgcctgcaccctATTGCGGATCACCCACTCCAAAAATGTGCtgaatgtttcaaaataaaaacaagacaatgCACAACCCATAGGTAAACAAAGGTCAACAAAATAAAGCCCTTCCAACATACAGCCCGATAAATGAAAACCATCTGGATGTACCGGCAAGAGTCTGAAAGCTGACTTAACGTCAGCCTTCGCCATCAATGCCCCCTGCCCCATCCTTCCCACCAAAGCCGCCGCTTGATCAAAAGTGGCGTAGCTTACTGAGCATAAGTCCCTATCTATCCCGTCATTAACTGACGACCCTTTCGGGTAAGACAGATGTTGAATTAACCTGAAAGCCCCCGCCTCCTTTTTTGGAACCACTCCCAACAGTGACACCCTAAGATTTTTCAGTGGCGGGGAAAGGAAAGGGCCCGCCATTCTGCCCAACTCAATCTCTttatcaattttttcttttgccacatccccattcaacctgaccaacttcaaattcctctcgccccccgatccctcctgatactcaaaggggatcctgaatccttccttaaacccctctcgtaataagctagctgcccgtctattggggtatttttccaaaatgtgctgaatgtttcaaaataaaaacaagacaatgCACAACCCATAGGTAAACAAAGGTCAACAAAATAACGCCCTTCCAACATACAGCCCGATAAATGAAAACCATCTGGATGTACCGGCAAGAGTCTGAAAGCTGACTTAACGTCAGCCTTCGCCATCAATGCCCCCTGCCCCATCCTTCCCACCAAAGCCGCCGCTTGATCAAAAGTGGCGTAGCTTACGGAGCATAAGTCCCTATCTATCCCGTCATTAACTGACGACCCTTTCGGGTAAGACAGATGTTGAATTAACCTGAAAGCCCCCGCCTCCTTTTTCGGAACCACTCCCAACAGCGACACCCTAAGATTTTTCAGGGGCGGGGAAAGGAAAGGGCCCGCCATTCTGCCCAACTCAATCTCTttatcaattttttcttttgccacatccCCATTCAACCTGACCGACTTCAAATTCATCTCGCCCCCCGATCCCTCCTGATACTCAAAGGGGATCCTGAATCCTTCCTTAAACCCCTCTCGTAATAAGCTAGCTGCCcgtctattggggtatttttccagccaaggcgccattgcctctgctgaaactggcgttcccgccttcctgaacagcctgctgtcctgctcccttgAAACCCTTACTATCTTTCTTAAAGCACTTTGATTTGGGATGCTGACCCCCGCACCCAGCGCAAGTATGTTGGAATCTACATACAATTCTCAAAATTGCATCTTGACTCGTTGTAACGCCAACATACCCCCGACTGCTTCCCACCTGCACGCCCTCTCCCTGATGTGCGCACCTGAAAATGCTCCCGCCAGACCCCTTTGAGGCTATTTGACCCACGAAAGGACGACCCCCCGTGTTTCTGAAACGCTTTTCTAATCGTATCCTGATACTTAAAAAGCGCCGAGCATAAATGCGGATCCTTTTCCCCCGCAACGCCCGCCAAAATCCCAAATGCCTGCGACCAATTACTGAACTTGCGAGGAAAAAGACGCTTTTCCACATCCTCCTTTTtagcctccccctttttttttccggATTTAGCTACCGCTTCATTGTAACCCGGAAGCAATGACAAAATCTCAACGTAATCACCCGCCCAAATCTTTTCCTTTACTTCCTTTGACAAATGCACGCCTAAGGAACGTGATATGGTCGTACATGAGTCCCCATAGGCCGCATCCGGCAGCCTTTTTGAACCTGCCAATGGCCTTCCGAGCCCTGTCCCCTGCCCAGCACCTGAATTCACCACCGGATGCTCACCTAACAAACTAACAACTGTCGTTAAATCAGCTCCTTGTCCCGCCACCTGCACCGGCAATGCTGTGGCCGATGCCAACGCATCTTGAATAACTTTCGGCACTGTGCTAAGGGTACAACCTGCTGTACTCTCCCCACCCAAAGACACCTGAGCCAACTCTCCACCCACTGTTCCACGGTTGCTCCCCCCATCAAGCACTGAATCTGACCCCCCCTGCCGCTCACTTGACTTGCATGCCTCCACTGCTTGCTTAGTGGATAATAACGTTGTCATCGGCAATAAAGCTAACTGAACGCCCTTAACCACCGCACTAATCATTCTTGCCTCGGCATCGCCCGCTAACCCCAACTCCAACACCTGTGGCCCAGGGGAGCTAACAATGCCCGGCAAGGTAACGCCCTTATTTCCCAAACAAGCAACTCTTTTTCGCTTACCCTTCGATGCCCCAGTCCCCGGCGGTGTTttgaaccgcctgtcgggacctgcCCCAAGACCCTTGTCCTCTAAGCCTCTGACAGCAAGCTCAACCCGAGGCCCGGACCGCTTGCGAGCCGTGGACGACGTACCAGCGCCACGAAGCGAGGTCGACCGCGTCCCGGCCGTTCCAGATTTACCTGTAAATGAGGAAGCAAATATTAAACCCCCAATTAAGCTAACCTTTATTCCTGAATAaacgcttattttttttttttttttaaaaggaccaATCCTTTACCTACGTTCTCTTCTAGGCTGGGACCAAACCCCCcaacctctattttttttttttttttttattaccaactATCCTTTTCCAGCTTTCCTTTCACCAGTAACCGGCTATGGCGAGCATGTCGGCCCTCTCCCaaaatcccccccttttttttttttttaggggagaaATGGAATACTTAGCCACCTACTGCTCGCCTCCatccatgctttttttttttttttttttatataaggttgggacccatgtcccacccctgtttttccagggacccatgtcccacccttgtttttttttttttattttttttttttttctcagggacccatgtcccacccttgttttttccagggacccatgtcccacccttgctttttccagggacccatgtcccacaccggtttttgtggggacccatgtccaacacttgtttttgtggggacccatgtcccacacctgtttttgtggagacccatgtcccacccctgttttttccaggggcccatgtcccacacctgtttttgtggggacccatgtccaacacttgttttttgtggggacccatgtcgcacacctgtttttgtggagacccatgtcccacccctgtttttccagggacccaatgtcccacacctgttcatGTGGGAACCCATCTCCCAGGCTCCTCCCAAAAGTCACCCAGCCTTCAACCAAATAGGCTGTGATTTCCAAAAACTCCGCCATGACATACCCTTCTGCACCACCAACGCTTCCCGTGCTCCGTAACTAGGACCCCCTTCATCACTTGAT harbors:
- the LOC142483692 gene encoding uncharacterized protein LOC142483692 isoform X2 encodes the protein MSFQVSTMQLLAEAHNHEEGWFQKQMCALVLKAGSDQGSLGSRGNARGQGGSHATCAEAWPSSSDEGGPSYGAREALVVQKGKSGTAGTRSTSLRGAGTSSTARKRSGPRVELAVRGLEDKGLGAGPDRRFKTPPGTGASKDGAVSEVGTGGGDPGRTVPSSLVGSGNGGVIDIIKASLAPGTWGA
- the LOC142483692 gene encoding uncharacterized protein LOC142483692 isoform X1, which translates into the protein MSFQVSTMQLLAEAHNHEEGWFQKQMCALVLKAGSDQGSLGSRGNARGQGGSHATCAEAWPSSSDEGGPSYGAREALVVQKGKSGTAGTRSTSLRGAGTSSTARKRSGPRVELAVRGLEDKGLGAGPDRRFKTPPGTGASKGKRKRVACLGNKGVTLPGIVSSPGPQVLELGLAGDAEARMISAVVKGVQLALLPMTTLLSTKQAVEACKSSERQGGSDSVLDGGSNRGTVGGELAQVSLGGESTAGCTLSTVPKVIQDALASATALPVQVAGQGADLTTVVSLLGEHPVVNSGAGQGTGLGRPLAGSKRLPDAAYGDSCTTISRSLGVHLSKEVKEKIWAGDYVEILSLLPGYNEAVAKSGKKKGEAKKEDVEKRLFPRKFSNWSQAFGILAGVAGEKDPHLCSALFKYQDTIRKAFQKHGGSSFRGSNSLKGVWREHFQVRTSGRGRAGGKQSGVCWRYNESRCNFENCM